One Benincasa hispida cultivar B227 unplaced genomic scaffold, ASM972705v1 Contig613, whole genome shotgun sequence DNA segment encodes these proteins:
- the LOC120069809 gene encoding pentatricopeptide repeat-containing protein At3g18970 has product MGRIRTVSHTIYNDGINAAQRLDSNPTSQMHLAPRVRCIHHLNNIRNSSLQLKQIHAQLITSGFKPPSPYAKLITHFCNKSSPEAIAYAHLIFRHYQHPPNLFLFNTLIRCAPPQHSISIFASWVSNPHFEFDNFTFIFVLGACARAPSVSTLMIGKQIHTLILKRGIVSNITVQTTMIHFYAINKNVGTARKVFDEMSVRNSVTWNAMIAGYCSQCAHKYARDALELFRGMLVESTNSEVKPTDTTMVCLLSAASQLGMLETGACVHAYIEKTIDSPENDLFIGTGLVNMYSKCGCLNSASSVFKQMKQRNVLTWTAMATGLAVHGRGKEALELLDAMGTHGVKPNAVTFTSLLSACCHGGLIEEGLHLFHVMERKFGVVPQMQHYGCIVDLLGRSGHLREAYELILGMPMESDGVLWRSLLSSCMVHGNVEMGERVGKLLVERQGGESFDDERCVGSEDFVALSNVYASAERWEDVEAVREEMKIKGIENKAGCSSVQTTGSQGLEAL; this is encoded by the coding sequence ATGGGAAGAATTAGAACAGTGTCGCATACCATATACAATGACGGCATAAATGCGGCACAGAGATTGGACTCCAATCCAACCTCGCAGATGCACTTAGCCCCAAGAGTGAGGTGCATCCACCACCTAAATAACATACGAAACTCTTCCCTTCAACTTAAACAAATTCATGCCCAATTGATTACCAGTGGCTTCAAACCCCCCTCCCCTTACGCCAAATTAATCACCCATTTCTGCAACAAATCTTCCCCAGAAGCCATCGCCTACGCCCATTTGATATTCCGGCACTACCAACACCCTCCAAATCTCTTCCTCTTCAACACTCTCATAAGATGCGCTCCACCTCAACATTCCATCTCCATTTTTGCCTCTTGGGTCTCCAACCCCCACTTCGAATTCGacaatttcactttcattttCGTGCTCGGAGCTTGCGCGCGAGCCCCATCGGTGTCTACGTTAATGATCGGCAAGCAAATTCATACTCTTATTCTCAAACGCGGGATTGTTTCCAACATTACGGTTCAGACTACGATGATACATTTTTATGCGATTAATAAAAATGTGGGTACTGCGCGGAAGGTGTTTGATGAAATGTCTGTCAGAAATAGTGTTACCTGGAACGCGATGATTGCAGGGTATTGCTCGCAATGTGCTCACAAGTATGCCCGAGATGCGTTGGAATTGTTTCGGGGGATGTTGGTTGAATCAACGAATTCTGAGGTGAAACCAACGGATACTACAATGGTTTGCCTTCTTTCAGCTGCATCTCAACTGGGTATGCTTGAAACCGGCGCTTGTGTTCATGCATATATCGAGAAGACAATTGATTCCCCTGAAAACGATCTGTTTATTGGCACCGGTTTGGTTAATATGTATTCAAAATGCGGATGTCTTAACAGTGCTTCATCAGTTTTTAAGCAGATGAAGCAGAGGAACGTTTTGACGTGGACAGCCATGGCGACAGGACTGGCCGTTCATGGAAGGGGTAAAGAAGCATTGGAGCTATTGGATGCAATGGGAACTCATGGTGTAAAGCCAAACGCAGTAACTTTCACAAGTCTGCTTTCTGCTTGCTGTCATGGAGGGCTTATTGAAGAGGGGCTCCATTTGTTTCACGTCATGGAGAGGAAGTTTGGGGTTGTGCCTCAAATGCAGCATTATGGCTGcattgttgatcttcttgggcgCTCTGGGCACTTGAGAGAGGCATATGAGTTGATACTTGGAATGCCAATGGAATCTGATGGTGTTTTATGGAGGAGTTTGCTGAGTTCTTGTATGGTCCATGGTAATGTTGAAATGGGAGAGAGGGTGGGTAAGTTGCTTGTGGAGAGACAGGGAGGGGAGAGTTTTGATGATGAGCGGTGTGTTGGAAGTGAGGACTTTGTAGCTTTGTCAAATGTTTATGCTTCTGCTGAAAGGTGGGAGGATGTGGAGGCTGTAAGAGAGGAGATGAAGATCAAAGGGATTGAAAATAAAGCTGGGTGTAGTTCAGTTCAAACTACGGGTTCTCAAGGCTTGGAAGCCTTATAG